A window of Ruania suaedae contains these coding sequences:
- a CDS encoding DNA gyrase/topoisomerase IV subunit A, which translates to MARHSAPGSQQHPVDSTIIDTDVSAEMRGSFLEYAYSVIYSRALPDARDGLKPVQRRILFQMAQMGLRPDRGHVKSARVVGDVMGKLHPHGDGAIYDALVRMAQSFSLRLPMVDGHGNFGSLDDGPAAPRYTEARLAPAAIAMTADLGEDVVDFVPNYDNQLTQPEVLPAAIPNLLVNGASGIAVGMATNMPPHNLVEVVAAARHLIAHPDADLEALMRFVPGPDLPGGGKIVGLDGIREAYAGGRGSFRTRATVRVENVTARKKGIVVTELPYQVGPERVIEKIKDAVQAKKLQGIAAVNDLTDRTNGMRLLIEIKNAFNPEAVLAQLYRLTPLEESFGINNVALVEGQPRTLGLRELLQVYVAHRLEVVRRRTEHRLGKRTERAHLVEGLLVAIADIDEVIAVIRSSDDAESARTRLMGVFDLSEAQAEYILELRLRRLTKFSRIELEAERDELAREIAELRAILADEALLRGLVSDELAEVAAAHGTPRRTVLLESSGATATAEAAPARRGRAAGDVPLEVADTPCRVLLSATGLLARTADDTDPARTGSRSAHDALHASVSGTARGEVGAITNRGRMLRLPVIEVPALPPTDAAPSLSGGVPVSEVLMLEPGERVLGLASLAEGAPPIALGTRSGLVKRVAGDHPRRDSWEVIGLKDGDEVVGAACAAEEDELVFISSHAQLLHFPAALVRPQGRPAGGMAGIRLAETDSVLAFTVVPAARAESAVLVTLAGSSGALPGTVPGSAKVTPFTLYPGKGRATGGVRAHRFVRGEDSLLLAAVGPDPVRAVGSAGQPVELPELDERRDGSGSALEAPVAGLG; encoded by the coding sequence ATGGCACGTCACTCCGCACCCGGCTCGCAGCAGCATCCGGTGGATTCCACGATCATCGACACCGACGTCTCCGCCGAGATGCGTGGGTCGTTCCTGGAGTACGCGTACTCCGTCATCTACTCGCGGGCGTTGCCGGACGCCCGGGACGGTCTCAAGCCCGTCCAGCGCCGCATCCTGTTCCAGATGGCGCAGATGGGCCTGCGCCCGGACCGCGGCCACGTGAAGTCGGCCCGCGTCGTCGGCGACGTCATGGGCAAGCTGCACCCGCACGGGGACGGCGCCATCTACGACGCCCTCGTCCGGATGGCGCAGTCGTTCTCGCTGCGTCTGCCGATGGTCGACGGGCATGGCAACTTCGGTTCCCTCGACGACGGTCCGGCCGCGCCGCGCTACACCGAGGCCCGGCTGGCTCCCGCCGCGATAGCCATGACGGCGGATCTGGGCGAGGACGTCGTCGACTTCGTGCCCAACTACGACAACCAGCTCACCCAGCCGGAGGTCCTCCCGGCGGCGATCCCCAACCTGCTGGTCAATGGCGCCTCCGGCATCGCGGTGGGAATGGCGACGAACATGCCACCGCACAACCTGGTCGAGGTGGTCGCGGCGGCCCGGCATCTCATCGCCCACCCGGATGCGGACCTGGAGGCGCTGATGCGCTTCGTGCCCGGGCCCGACCTTCCCGGGGGCGGCAAGATCGTCGGTCTGGACGGGATCCGGGAGGCCTACGCCGGCGGGCGTGGTTCGTTCCGCACGCGGGCCACCGTCCGGGTCGAGAACGTCACCGCCCGCAAGAAGGGCATCGTGGTCACCGAGCTGCCCTACCAGGTCGGACCGGAGCGGGTGATCGAGAAGATCAAGGATGCGGTGCAGGCGAAGAAGCTGCAGGGCATCGCCGCGGTCAACGACCTCACCGACCGCACGAACGGCATGCGCCTGCTGATCGAGATCAAGAACGCCTTCAACCCCGAGGCCGTCCTGGCCCAGCTCTACCGGCTGACACCGCTGGAGGAGTCCTTCGGTATCAACAACGTCGCCCTGGTCGAGGGCCAACCACGCACGCTGGGCCTGCGCGAACTGCTGCAGGTCTACGTCGCCCACCGGCTCGAGGTCGTGCGCCGGCGCACCGAGCACCGCCTGGGCAAGCGCACCGAGCGGGCGCATCTGGTCGAGGGTCTCCTGGTGGCCATCGCCGACATCGACGAGGTGATCGCGGTCATCCGCAGCAGCGATGACGCCGAGTCCGCGCGGACCCGGCTGATGGGTGTCTTCGACCTGTCCGAAGCCCAGGCGGAGTACATCCTGGAGTTGCGGTTGCGCCGGCTCACGAAGTTCTCCCGGATCGAGCTGGAGGCCGAGCGGGACGAGCTCGCCCGGGAGATCGCCGAGCTGCGCGCCATCCTCGCCGACGAGGCGCTCCTGCGCGGGCTCGTCTCGGACGAGCTCGCCGAGGTGGCCGCTGCCCACGGCACGCCGCGCCGGACCGTTCTGCTCGAGTCCTCGGGAGCCACCGCGACGGCCGAGGCCGCACCGGCGCGGCGCGGCCGGGCGGCCGGCGACGTGCCGCTCGAGGTCGCCGACACCCCCTGCCGCGTGCTCCTCTCGGCGACCGGTCTGCTCGCCCGCACCGCCGACGACACCGACCCCGCCCGCACCGGCTCGCGTAGCGCGCACGACGCGCTGCACGCGTCCGTGAGCGGCACCGCGCGAGGAGAGGTCGGGGCGATCACCAACCGCGGCCGGATGCTCAGACTCCCGGTCATCGAGGTACCCGCACTGCCCCCGACCGACGCCGCACCGAGCCTGTCCGGTGGCGTGCCGGTGAGCGAGGTGCTCATGCTCGAACCCGGGGAGCGGGTGCTCGGCCTCGCGAGCCTGGCCGAGGGCGCACCGCCGATCGCCCTGGGCACGCGCTCCGGTCTGGTCAAGCGGGTCGCCGGGGACCACCCCCGTCGCGACAGCTGGGAGGTCATCGGCCTCAAGGACGGGGACGAGGTGGTGGGTGCGGCGTGCGCCGCCGAGGAGGACGAGCTGGTCTTCATCTCCTCCCACGCACAGCTGTTGCACTTTCCCGCCGCCCTCGTGCGCCCGCAGGGGCGGCCCGCCGGTGGGATGGCGGGTATCAGGCTGGCCGAGACGGACTCGGTGCTGGCCTTCACCGTGGTGCCGGCCGCGCGGGCGGAGAGCGCGGTGCTCGTGACCCTGGCCGGTAGCTCCGGCGCCCTGCCGGGCACGGTGCCCGGTTCGGCCAAGGTGACGCCCTTCACGCTCTACCCCGGCAAGGGGCGCGCGACGGGCGGGGTCCGTGCACACCGGTTCGTCCGCGGGGAGGACTCACTGCTGCTGGCCGCGGTCGGCCCCGATCCGGTCCGGGCGGTCGGGTCGGCCGGTCAGCCCGTCGAGCTCCCTGAGCTCGACGAGCGACGGGACGGCTCCGGGAGCGCGCTCGAGGCACCGGTGGCGGGACTGGGCTGA
- a CDS encoding lysoplasmalogenase gives MSGHRAWDVAFVLVAAVHLLAQAVGAEVLADGSQVLLVPALAGAVWSRAGLPHHSPALRGYACALLFSWIGDAAPRVLAGDAGFVAMVSAFLVAQACFLVTFSVLRRARLSWWVVLGYLAGFVALFAASVTGAADLLPLVALYGVVLVAAATFATTVNLVVGLGGVLFFVSDTLIALEVFSSWYEAPAHDLLVMTTYIAAQVLFAAGLLRRWGAAAGPQPPQPSPATGASSALPEPSRRSSSSGSSTG, from the coding sequence GTGTCGGGACATCGGGCCTGGGATGTGGCCTTCGTGCTCGTCGCCGCGGTCCATCTGCTCGCACAGGCCGTCGGTGCCGAGGTGCTCGCCGACGGGTCACAGGTGCTGCTGGTGCCGGCTCTCGCCGGAGCGGTGTGGAGCCGTGCGGGCCTGCCGCACCACAGCCCGGCGTTGCGTGGGTACGCGTGCGCACTGCTGTTCTCGTGGATCGGGGATGCCGCTCCCCGCGTGCTGGCCGGTGACGCGGGGTTCGTCGCGATGGTCTCGGCTTTTCTCGTGGCCCAGGCGTGCTTCCTGGTCACCTTCTCGGTGCTGCGGCGGGCGAGGCTGTCCTGGTGGGTGGTGCTGGGCTACCTCGCCGGGTTCGTCGCCCTGTTCGCGGCATCGGTCACGGGGGCTGCGGATCTGCTTCCGCTGGTGGCGTTGTACGGCGTGGTCCTCGTGGCCGCGGCCACCTTCGCCACGACGGTGAACCTGGTCGTGGGGCTCGGAGGTGTGCTGTTCTTCGTCTCCGACACGCTCATCGCGCTCGAGGTGTTCTCCTCCTGGTACGAGGCTCCCGCGCACGATCTGCTCGTGATGACGACCTACATCGCTGCGCAGGTGCTGTTCGCCGCCGGTCTGCTGCGCCGGTGGGGGGCCGCAGCGGGCCCTCAGCCCCCTCAGCCCAGTCCCGCCACCGGTGCCTCGAGCGCGCTCCCGGAGCCGTCCCGTCGCTCGTCGAGCTCAGGGAGCTCGACGGGCTGA
- a CDS encoding GNAT family N-acetyltransferase gives MRVEPGGVAHGLSWRAMSSTDADELFALWQRIEEHDDPPYRSTREEVADTFATQWSDVERHSVAGFDEAGHLCGYGLVGIPPGADGPARVFLDGGVDPAHRHRGVGSSILTWQIDRGRAVLADSGHVSGSIVVHVEDGMGHAEDLVRRHGFTEAGYHTEMRRDLSIGVPRIELARPLAIEPWSPELDDQVRIAHNDAFGDLAATQSPTLWAEGRTYFVPGWSFLVLDRTSDRAQIAGYLLASRYEQDWPTLGWSEGYIDMLGVRAPWRGQRVATSLLCRAMEAFAGSGMQYAALGVDHATREHAHGLFDRLGFEPTRGSTTYTIEV, from the coding sequence GTGAGGGTCGAACCGGGCGGCGTGGCGCACGGCCTCAGCTGGCGAGCGATGTCCTCGACGGACGCCGACGAGCTCTTTGCATTGTGGCAACGCATCGAGGAGCACGACGACCCGCCGTATCGCAGCACGCGCGAGGAGGTCGCCGATACCTTCGCCACCCAGTGGTCGGACGTGGAACGTCACTCGGTGGCCGGCTTCGACGAGGCCGGTCACCTGTGCGGCTACGGACTGGTCGGGATCCCGCCGGGCGCCGACGGCCCGGCCCGTGTGTTCCTGGACGGGGGTGTCGATCCGGCTCACCGCCATCGCGGGGTCGGGTCATCGATCCTGACCTGGCAGATCGACCGCGGGCGGGCCGTGCTCGCCGACTCCGGGCACGTCTCCGGCAGCATCGTCGTCCATGTCGAGGACGGCATGGGGCACGCCGAGGACCTCGTCCGCCGGCACGGCTTCACCGAAGCCGGCTACCACACCGAGATGAGGCGCGACCTGAGCATCGGCGTGCCGCGGATCGAGCTGGCACGACCGCTGGCGATCGAGCCGTGGTCGCCCGAGCTCGACGACCAGGTGCGCATCGCCCACAACGACGCGTTCGGTGACCTCGCCGCCACCCAGAGCCCCACCCTCTGGGCGGAGGGTCGCACCTACTTCGTGCCCGGCTGGAGCTTCCTGGTGCTGGACCGCACCAGCGACCGCGCCCAGATCGCGGGCTACCTGCTGGCCAGCCGGTACGAGCAGGACTGGCCGACCCTGGGGTGGAGCGAGGGGTACATCGACATGCTCGGCGTGCGTGCGCCCTGGCGCGGGCAGCGCGTGGCGACCTCGCTGCTGTGCCGGGCGATGGAAGCGTTCGCCGGCTCCGGGATGCAGTACGCGGCGCTCGGGGTCGACCACGCCACCCGGGAGCACGCCCACGGCCTCTTCGACCGGCTCGGGTTCGAGCCGACCCGCGGCTCCACGACCTACACGATCGAGGTGTGA
- a CDS encoding GNAT family N-acetyltransferase: MSSGHLPVPGRHLGLRWRPLETADEDGVRMLLTRVLAVDRGCHPAPAELSPRLLADGGCDLETDSLAGFDPGGVLRAVATVRRTGAVAHLAAELEPSWRGRGIGRALLRWQDARARGLGAARTEIVVDEQLIGRRRLCAAAGYAPVARLHILEGTLAQLTRGTPAPAGGEPALTLHARATGILEWWEASTLRARAVPSAPGAARTPPGEGGDVLTVEPAPGGEADPATLGALLRLLPGAYASREMVIRTDVDADLRPTVEGLQVAGMSVVGHAVRYRCEPEAGA; this comes from the coding sequence GTGAGTTCCGGGCACCTCCCGGTGCCCGGACGGCACCTGGGGCTGCGGTGGCGGCCACTGGAGACAGCCGACGAGGACGGCGTCCGGATGCTGCTCACCCGGGTACTGGCGGTCGACCGCGGCTGTCACCCGGCGCCGGCTGAGCTGAGTCCGCGCCTGCTCGCGGACGGCGGGTGTGACCTCGAGACCGACTCGCTCGCCGGGTTCGACCCCGGTGGCGTCCTGCGCGCCGTGGCCACGGTCCGGCGCACCGGCGCTGTGGCGCACCTGGCCGCCGAGCTCGAGCCCTCGTGGCGGGGCCGGGGGATCGGCCGCGCCCTGCTGCGCTGGCAGGACGCCCGCGCACGCGGGCTGGGCGCGGCCCGTACCGAGATCGTCGTCGACGAGCAGCTGATCGGCCGGCGGCGTCTGTGTGCCGCGGCCGGTTACGCCCCGGTGGCTCGTCTGCACATCCTGGAGGGCACGCTCGCGCAGCTCACTCGCGGCACGCCGGCCCCGGCGGGAGGCGAGCCCGCCCTGACGCTGCACGCGCGTGCCACCGGGATCCTCGAGTGGTGGGAGGCCTCGACGCTGCGTGCGCGAGCGGTGCCCTCGGCGCCGGGGGCCGCCCGGACCCCTCCCGGGGAGGGTGGGGACGTCCTGACGGTGGAGCCCGCTCCGGGTGGCGAGGCCGACCCGGCGACACTCGGTGCGTTGCTCCGGCTGCTGCCGGGCGCCTACGCTTCCCGGGAGATGGTCATCCGGACAGACGTCGACGCGGACCTGCGCCCCACCGTGGAGGGGTTGCAGGTGGCCGGCATGAGCGTGGTCGGCCACGCGGTGCGCTACCGCTGCGAACCGGAGGCCGGCGCGTGA
- a CDS encoding DNA gyrase/topoisomerase IV subunit B: MAKTSTESSYTARHLSVLEGLEAVRKRPGMYIGSTDSRGLMHCLWEIIDNAVDESLEGHGDAIAIVLHPDGSVEVRDNGRGIPVDEVSTLGLSGVEVVFTKLHAGGKFGGGSYASSGGLHGVGASVVNALSARLDVEVDRGGLTHAMSFHRGEPGTFDDAAGPDPESPFAPFTDHSELRRVGKVRRGVTGTRVRYWADRQIFPTSAVFSYDELITRARQTSFLVPGLTLTIRDERRLAGTPGEEGPVEEVFRHDGGVSDFVDFLAADSAVTDTWRLTGTGTFTETVQQLDGQGHLRPVDVERTCEVEVALRWGIGYETEVRSFVNIIATPKGGSHLAGFEAGLVKCVRKQIEANARRLKMTGKSGKERIEKDDVMAGLTAVVTVRLPEPQFEGQTKEVLGTAPVRSIVTRVVDTELTSLLTSAKRSEKAQSAMVLEKVVGEMRARIAARTHKEISRRKNALETSTLPAKLADCRSDDVERSELFIVEGDSALGTAKLARQSDFQALLPIRGKILNVQKASLADMLKNAECASIIQVIGAGSGRSFDLDAVRYGKVVLMTDADVDGAHIRTLLLTLFFRYMRPLVEAGRVFAAVPPLHRVEVVAQGKRKGEVSYTYAEAELSRLLARLERSGRRYKEPIQRYKGLGEMDADQLAETTMDPAHRTLRKITMADVEDAELVFDLLMGNDVAPRKDFIIAGAGELDRDRIDA, translated from the coding sequence GTGGCCAAGACATCGACGGAATCCAGCTACACCGCGCGTCACCTGTCGGTGCTCGAGGGGCTCGAGGCGGTACGCAAGCGCCCGGGCATGTACATCGGGTCCACCGACTCGCGCGGACTGATGCACTGCCTCTGGGAGATCATCGACAACGCGGTCGACGAGTCACTCGAAGGGCACGGCGACGCCATCGCGATCGTGCTCCATCCCGACGGGTCCGTGGAGGTGCGTGACAACGGCCGCGGTATCCCGGTCGACGAGGTGAGCACGCTGGGTCTGAGCGGTGTCGAGGTCGTCTTCACGAAGCTGCATGCCGGTGGCAAGTTCGGCGGTGGCTCCTATGCTTCCTCCGGCGGGCTGCACGGAGTCGGTGCGTCCGTGGTGAACGCGCTCTCGGCCCGGCTCGACGTCGAGGTGGACCGCGGCGGTCTCACCCACGCGATGTCCTTCCACCGGGGGGAGCCGGGCACCTTCGACGACGCGGCCGGACCCGACCCCGAGTCACCGTTCGCGCCCTTCACCGACCATTCCGAGCTGCGCAGGGTCGGCAAGGTCCGGCGCGGGGTGACCGGCACGCGGGTGCGCTACTGGGCGGACCGGCAGATCTTCCCGACCTCCGCCGTCTTCTCCTACGACGAGCTGATCACCCGTGCCCGGCAGACCTCCTTCCTGGTTCCGGGCCTCACGCTGACGATCCGGGACGAGCGCCGCCTCGCGGGGACGCCCGGGGAGGAGGGGCCCGTCGAGGAGGTCTTCCGGCATGACGGTGGCGTGAGCGACTTCGTCGACTTCCTCGCGGCCGACAGCGCCGTCACCGACACCTGGCGGCTCACCGGCACCGGCACCTTCACCGAGACCGTCCAACAGCTCGACGGTCAGGGCCACCTGCGCCCGGTCGACGTGGAGCGCACCTGCGAGGTGGAGGTGGCGCTGCGATGGGGGATCGGGTACGAGACCGAGGTCCGCAGCTTCGTCAACATCATCGCCACCCCCAAGGGTGGCAGCCACCTGGCCGGATTCGAGGCGGGCCTGGTCAAGTGCGTGCGCAAGCAGATCGAGGCCAATGCCCGCCGGCTGAAGATGACCGGCAAGAGCGGGAAGGAACGTATCGAGAAGGACGACGTGATGGCGGGACTGACCGCCGTCGTGACGGTGCGCCTGCCCGAACCACAGTTCGAGGGTCAGACCAAGGAGGTCCTCGGCACCGCACCGGTGCGCAGCATCGTCACCCGGGTCGTCGACACCGAGCTCACGTCGCTGCTGACCTCTGCCAAGCGCTCCGAGAAGGCGCAGAGTGCGATGGTGCTGGAGAAGGTCGTGGGGGAGATGCGGGCGCGGATCGCCGCCCGCACCCACAAGGAGATCTCGCGCCGCAAGAACGCCCTCGAGACCTCGACCCTGCCGGCCAAGCTCGCCGACTGCCGCAGTGACGACGTCGAGCGGTCCGAGCTCTTCATCGTCGAGGGTGACAGCGCCCTGGGCACGGCCAAGCTCGCCCGTCAGTCGGACTTCCAGGCCCTCCTGCCCATCCGGGGGAAGATTCTCAACGTCCAGAAGGCCTCACTGGCGGACATGCTCAAAAATGCCGAGTGCGCCTCGATCATCCAGGTGATCGGTGCCGGGTCGGGTCGCTCGTTCGACCTGGACGCGGTGCGTTACGGCAAGGTCGTCCTGATGACCGACGCCGATGTCGACGGCGCACACATCCGGACGCTGCTGCTGACGCTGTTCTTCCGGTACATGCGCCCGCTGGTGGAGGCCGGGCGGGTCTTCGCGGCGGTGCCACCGCTGCACCGGGTCGAGGTGGTCGCCCAGGGCAAGCGCAAGGGTGAGGTCTCCTACACCTACGCCGAGGCGGAGCTGAGCCGGCTGCTCGCGCGCCTGGAGCGCTCCGGTCGGCGGTACAAGGAGCCCATCCAGCGATACAAGGGGCTGGGCGAGATGGACGCGGATCAGCTGGCGGAGACCACGATGGACCCCGCCCATCGCACCCTGCGCAAGATCACCATGGCGGACGTGGAGGACGCCGAGCTCGTCTTCGACCTGCTGATGGGCAACGACGTGGCGCCGCGCAAGGACTTCATCATCGCCGGCGCGGGGGAGTTGGACAGGGATCGGATCGACGCGTGA
- a CDS encoding DUF7455 domain-containing protein: MSTLTADNAQDALTAADRCDACGAQAYVRVLLPAGELLFCAHHARKHSEKLASVATHIQDESDRLHESDENPQD, encoded by the coding sequence GTGAGCACACTGACAGCCGACAACGCCCAAGACGCCCTGACCGCGGCCGACCGCTGCGACGCATGCGGTGCGCAGGCCTACGTGCGCGTGCTCCTGCCCGCTGGAGAGCTACTCTTCTGCGCCCACCACGCGCGCAAGCACTCCGAGAAGCTGGCCTCGGTCGCCACGCACATCCAGGACGAGTCCGACCGCCTCCACGAGTCCGACGAGAACCCGCAGGACTGA
- a CDS encoding ferritin produces the protein MATTAPAESRYHQLLREQIGHELDAHLQYVAIAVWFDGHDLPRLAAHYYRQAIEERNHAMMIVQHMLDRDLPVELPAGSAVTNSFSDVREPIALALAQERQVTEQIEAIFQAARAGNDVIGEQFMLWFLKEQVEEVASASTLLTVAERAGENLFDLENFVAREAIGDSGQSTDAPEAAGGAL, from the coding sequence ATGGCCACCACCGCACCTGCCGAGTCCCGTTACCACCAGCTGCTGCGCGAGCAGATCGGGCACGAGCTCGACGCGCACCTGCAGTACGTCGCGATCGCCGTCTGGTTCGACGGCCACGACCTCCCGCGCCTGGCCGCACACTACTACCGGCAGGCGATCGAGGAACGCAATCACGCGATGATGATCGTGCAGCACATGCTGGACCGCGATCTGCCGGTCGAGCTACCCGCGGGCTCGGCGGTGACGAACAGCTTCTCCGACGTCCGTGAGCCGATCGCGCTCGCTCTCGCGCAGGAGCGCCAGGTCACCGAGCAGATCGAGGCGATCTTCCAGGCCGCGCGCGCCGGGAACGACGTCATCGGCGAGCAGTTCATGCTCTGGTTCCTCAAGGAGCAGGTGGAGGAGGTCGCCTCCGCCAGCACCCTGCTGACCGTGGCCGAGCGCGCCGGCGAGAACCTCTTCGACCTGGAGAACTTCGTCGCCCGGGAGGCCATCGGGGACAGCGGCCAGTCCACGGACGCCCCGGAGGCCGCCGGCGGAGCCCTCTGA
- a CDS encoding RNA polymerase sigma factor, translating into MPSPRSAVVLPREFEHSALREAFRTGLERGSVSATEFREACEQADVKPRRLKEVLGAMQNAKIVVTDVPARAVANATSRRRTTATVQDVPEATEEAATSTPKTSTRTAAPKKAAAKPAAKKAAAKKPAAKKPAAKRGTAGAKSAPGPQPVEADTDGIQTEAPATEEAPATAAETAVANAETEEAGGFVYSDSDDDDAPAQQVVTAGATADPVKDYLKQIGKVALLNAEQEVELAKRIEAGLFAEEKLGTEAQAMAPKLRREMQWIAGDGRRAKNHLLEANLRLVVSLAKRYTGRGMLFLDLIQEGNLGLIRAVEKFDYTKGYKFSTYATWWIRQAITRAMADQARTIRIPVHMVEVINKLARVQRQMLQDLGREPTPEELAKELDMTPEKVVEVQKYGREPISLHTPLGEDGDSEFGDLIEDSEAVVPADAVSFTLLQEQLHSVLDTLSEREAGVVSMRFGLTDGQPKTLDEIGKVYGVTRERIRQIESKTMSKLRHPSRSQVLRDYLD; encoded by the coding sequence GTGCCGTCGCCTCGTTCCGCTGTCGTGCTGCCCCGTGAATTCGAGCATTCTGCTCTGCGGGAGGCGTTCAGAACGGGGCTCGAGCGAGGTTCGGTGAGCGCGACGGAGTTCCGGGAGGCGTGCGAGCAGGCCGACGTCAAGCCCCGCCGTCTCAAGGAGGTCCTGGGCGCCATGCAGAACGCCAAGATCGTCGTCACCGACGTACCCGCTCGTGCCGTGGCCAACGCCACCTCCCGCCGTCGGACCACCGCCACGGTGCAGGACGTCCCCGAAGCGACCGAGGAGGCCGCCACGAGCACGCCGAAGACCAGCACCCGCACCGCCGCCCCGAAGAAGGCCGCCGCGAAGCCGGCAGCGAAGAAGGCTGCCGCCAAGAAGCCCGCCGCCAAGAAGCCCGCTGCCAAGCGCGGCACGGCCGGGGCGAAGAGTGCGCCCGGCCCGCAGCCCGTCGAGGCGGACACCGACGGTATCCAGACCGAGGCGCCCGCCACGGAGGAGGCCCCGGCCACTGCGGCCGAGACCGCCGTCGCGAACGCCGAGACCGAAGAGGCAGGCGGCTTCGTCTACTCCGACTCCGACGACGACGACGCACCCGCTCAGCAGGTCGTCACGGCCGGAGCGACCGCCGACCCCGTCAAGGACTACCTCAAGCAGATCGGCAAGGTCGCGCTCCTCAATGCCGAGCAGGAGGTCGAGCTGGCCAAGCGCATCGAGGCCGGTCTGTTCGCCGAGGAGAAGCTCGGCACCGAGGCTCAGGCGATGGCGCCGAAGTTGCGCCGGGAGATGCAGTGGATCGCCGGCGACGGCCGGCGGGCCAAGAACCACCTGCTGGAGGCGAACCTGCGCCTGGTGGTCTCCCTCGCCAAGCGCTACACCGGCCGCGGGATGTTGTTCCTGGACCTGATCCAGGAGGGCAACCTGGGGCTGATCCGCGCCGTGGAGAAGTTCGACTACACCAAGGGCTACAAGTTCTCCACCTACGCGACGTGGTGGATCCGCCAGGCGATCACCCGCGCGATGGCCGACCAGGCGCGCACGATCCGTATCCCGGTGCACATGGTCGAGGTCATCAACAAGCTGGCGCGGGTGCAGCGGCAGATGCTGCAGGACCTCGGTCGCGAACCCACCCCGGAGGAGCTCGCGAAGGAGCTCGACATGACTCCGGAGAAGGTCGTCGAGGTGCAGAAGTACGGCCGTGAGCCGATCTCGCTGCACACACCGCTGGGCGAGGACGGTGACTCCGAGTTCGGCGACCTCATCGAGGACTCCGAGGCTGTCGTCCCCGCCGATGCCGTGAGCTTCACCCTGCTGCAGGAGCAGTTGCACTCGGTGCTGGACACGCTGTCCGAGCGCGAGGCGGGGGTGGTCTCGATGCGGTTCGGCCTGACGGACGGCCAGCCCAAGACGCTGGACGAGATCGGCAAGGTCTACGGCGTGACCCGTGAGCGGATCCGTCAGATCGAGTCCAAGACGATGTCGAAGCTGCGCCACCCGAGCCGCTCCCAGGTGCTGCGCGACTACCTCGACTGA
- a CDS encoding universal stress protein, which produces MIVVGFIATAEGRAALAAGLEEAARRQEGLLVLVHAPRGSEQNDLDAAAGEAQATVAGHTAEVSTVPLGEDVAEALMSAADDRGASAIVIGLRRRSPLGKLILGSNAQRILLDASCPVLAVKPARGEESR; this is translated from the coding sequence GTGATCGTGGTCGGATTCATCGCAACAGCGGAGGGGCGCGCAGCGCTCGCCGCAGGGCTCGAGGAAGCAGCGCGCCGGCAGGAGGGCCTGCTCGTGCTCGTGCACGCCCCTCGCGGCTCCGAGCAGAACGATCTGGACGCAGCCGCGGGTGAGGCGCAGGCGACCGTGGCGGGCCACACCGCCGAGGTCAGCACCGTCCCGCTCGGTGAGGACGTCGCCGAGGCCCTCATGTCGGCCGCCGACGACCGTGGTGCCAGCGCCATCGTGATCGGGCTGCGGCGCCGTTCGCCGCTGGGCAAGCTCATTCTGGGTTCCAACGCGCAACGCATCCTCCTCGATGCCTCGTGCCCGGTCCTGGCCGTCAAGCCCGCGCGGGGCGAGGAGTCCCGCTGA